Proteins found in one Channa argus isolate prfri chromosome 7, Channa argus male v1.0, whole genome shotgun sequence genomic segment:
- the LOC137130678 gene encoding double-strand-break repair protein rad21 homolog A-like — translation MFYAHFVLSKRGPLAKIWLAAHWDKKLTKAHVFECNLESSVESIISPKVKMALRTSGHLLLGVVRIYHRKAKYLLADCNEAFIKIKMAFRPGVVDLPEENREAAYNAITLPEEFHDFDQPLPDLDDIDVAQQFTLNQSRVEEITMREDVGNLSILQDNDFADFGMDDREMMRDASTFEEDIIRGATASNLLLETEPGPANLPDKSNHMEYDDFGDGSMGNSDGGMLVDKLLSSEDGGGIFDDPPAITESVMMPPDHGDDEDDFDNLQSPGPDSPDSGPAEALPAMVDQTEQTTLVHNEEEAFALEPIDITVKETKAKRKRKLIVDSVKELDSKTIRAQLSDYSDIVTTLDLAPPTKKLMMWKETGGVEKLFSLPAQPLWNARLLKMFTRCLTPLVPDELRRRRKGGEADSLDEFLKELENPEVPREEVMSQHRDVIDQTIMEEPSMLAASAMEGSRTTLDETVMPPPSTPRGVKRKTLDKEGVTLPMAPLEQQQVADHSVLSQRLDISQMDLPPEESSVNLTQLVPELDLLGDKGKDKKDDSEEEEEEDGQAGDQDQEEKRWNKRTQQMLHGLQRVMAKTGAESVSLLDLCRNNNKKQAAAKFYSFLVLKKQQAIEVTQSEPYSDIIATAGPRFHLI, via the exons ATGTTTTACGCCCACTTTGTCCTCAGCAAACGTGGGCCGCTGGCCAAGATCTGGCTGGCGGCCCATTGGGACAAAAAGCTGACCAAGGCCCATGTGTTTGAGTGCAACCTTGAGAGCAGCGTAGAAAGCATCATTTCACCCAAG GTGAAGATGGCGTTGCGAACATCAGGCCACCTACTCCTCGGAGTGGTGAGAATCTACCACAGGAAGGCCAAATACCTGCTTGCTGACTGTAATGAAGCCttcatcaaaatcaaaatggcTTTTAGGCCAG GAGTTGTGGATCTACCTGAGGAAAACAGAGAGGCAGCTTACAATGCCATCACCTTACCTGAGGAGTTCCATGATTTTGACCAACCACTTCCTGATCTGGA TGACATTGATGTTGCCCAGCAGTTCACACTGAACCAGAGCAGAGTAGAAGAGATCACCATGAGGGAAGATGTTGGCAACCTTAGCATCCTGCAGGACAATGACTTTG CTGACTTTGGCATGGATGACCGAGAGATGATGAGAGATGCAAGCACATTTGAGGAGGATATTATTCGTGGTGCCACCGCCTCTAACCTTTTGTTAGAGACTGAGCCTGGCCCAGCTAATCTCCCTGACAAGTCCAACCACATGGAGTATGATGACTTTGGGGATGGCTCCATGGGCAACAGTGATGGAGGAATGTTGG ttgataagctgctgagttctgaaGATGGAGGTGGTATCTTTGATGATCCTCCAGCTATCACAGAAAGTGTCATGATGCCTCCAGATCATGGAGACGACGAGGATGACTTTGACAATCTCCAGTCAC cgGGTCCAGACAGCCCAGACTCCGGTCCAGCTGAGGCGCTACCAGCAATGGTTGACCAGACAGAGCAGACCACTCTGGTTCACAATGAGGAGGAGGCCTTTGCCCTGGAGCCCATTGACATCACAG TGAAAGAGACCAAGGCAAAGCGTAAGAGAAAGCTAATTGTGGACAGTGTGAAGGAGCTGGACAGCAAGACCATTAGAGCCCAGCTATCTGACTACTCAGACATTGTCACCACCCTGGACCTTGCCCCTCCCACTAAGAAGCTCATGATGTGGAAGGAGACTGGAGGGGTGGAGAAGCTGTTTTCTCTACCAGCTCAGCCCCTCTGGAATGCCAGGCTCCTCAAG ATGTTCACACGGTGCCTGACACCTCTGGTACCAGAtgagctgaggaggaggagaaagggtgGTGAAGCAGACAGTCTGGATGAGTTCCTTAAAGAGCTGGAGAACCCAGAGGTGCCCAGAGAGGAAGTCATGAGTCAGCACAGAGATGTTATAG ACCAGACTATCATGGAGGAGCCTAGTATGCTGGCAGCCTCTGCAATGGAGGGTAGCAGGACAACCCTTGATGAGACAGTCATGCCTCCTCCCTCCACACCACGTGGTGTGAAACGCAAGACCCTTGACAAAGAGGGGGTTACCCTTCCT ATGGCCCctttggagcagcagcaggtggcTGACCATTCAGTCTTATCCCAGAGGTTAGACATTTCTCAGATGGATCTGCCCCCTGAGGAGAGCAGCGTTAACCTCACACAACTCGTCCCTGAGCTCGACCTTCTTGGTGACAAGGGCAAAGACAAGAAGGATGATAGCGAAGAAGAGGAG GAAGAGGATGGTCAGGCTGGAGACCAGGATCAAGAGGAGAAGAGATGGAACAAGAGAACTCAGCAGATGCTGCATGGTCTCCAG CGCGTGATGGCCAAGACTGGTGCAGAATCTGTCAGCTTGCTTGACCTGTGCCGGAACAACAACAAGAAGCAGGCAGCTGCCAAGTTTTACAGTTTCCTGGTCCTGAAGAAGCAGCAAGCTATTGAGGTCACCCAGTCTGAGCCCTACAGTGACATCATTGCCACTGCTGGACCAAGATTCCACCTTATTTAG